The following proteins are encoded in a genomic region of Debaryomyces hansenii CBS767 chromosome G complete sequence:
- a CDS encoding DEHA2G01584p (weakly similar to uniprot|P38319 Saccharomyces cerevisiae YBR223C TDP1 Tyrosine-DNA Phosphodiesterase) codes for MSDRRPNKRSEAAIAAAKHWNNKKRQREIDIDEQESKKYTEEPLVEIVESPKEVIIVSSEDEAIDDKDKKKPRQDIELKRSQIRLLSDPSYSLHGIKTDLDVNKDTLSLSDLVGSKDLKETYQFNFSVDLEFFLMHLHPNMSRQRRKITFITGSRLLNPDESIQDIALIKSKFNINELTADLPTRFGTHHTKMMINFYEDDTSEIIIMTCNLQKIDFGGLTQMCWKSGRLHRSNGNISPERGARFQKDLKNYLFRYKKNPLRELGKSLDEYDFSPVNIELVASAPGFFNMAESTNDSEIYGYGKLYQVLRRNNLLIDNSKGENKYNILAQVSSISYPFATEKSNTASIFSHLLCPLIFSGMSKASFNLLKPGAASFKSHQNTHNYRPHILYPSVDDVANSNVGFASGQALHFKFTTTPTHRNQYEQNIKPYLYRWQSGSHADETGRENVVPHVKLYMCDNGDDWCTLRWVLMGSHNLSKQAWGAKNETKFTNSDPSVYKVSSYELGVLVPGNMDPNDDGITLKPIYGRDTFPAPQHNNDTPLRIPFKLPPVKYKPSERPWSALINYGNNLKDRFGQCYYGLDA; via the coding sequence ATGTCAGATAGACGACCTAACAAACGATCAGAGGCAGCAATCGCTGCAGCAAAACACTGGAATAATAAGAAGAGACAAAGGGAAATAGATATCGATGAACAAGAGAGTAAGAAGTATACTGAGGAACCTTTGGTTGAGATTGTGGAGTCTCCGAAAGAAGTTATAATAGTGTCGTCTGAAGACGAAGCAATTGATGACAAGGACAAAAAGAAACCTAGAcaagatattgaattgaaaagatcACAAATAAGACTTTTGAGTGATCCCAGCTATTCGCTACATGGAATAAAGACTGATCTTGATGTGAATAAGGACACCCTTCTGTTATCTGACTTAGTTGGCAGCAAAGATTTGAAGGAGACCTATCAGTTCAATTTTAGTGTCGACTTAGAGTTTTTTCTCATGCATTTACATCCTAATATGTCGAGGCAACGGCGAAAAATTACATTCATAACTGGGTCGAGATTACTCAATCCAGATGAACTGATCCAGGATATTGCACTTATAAAATCGAAGTTTAACATCAATGAATTAACGGCAGATCTTCCAACGCGGTTTGGAACACATCATACTAAAATGATGATTAATTTTTATGAAGATGATACTAGtgaaataattataatgaCATGCAATCTCCAAAAAATCGACTTTGGGGGTTTGACACAAATGTGTTGGAAGTCAGGAAGATTACATAGATCAAATGGTAACATATCCCCGGAAAGAGGAGCTCGATTTCAAAAAGACttaaagaattatctaTTCAGATATAAGAAAAACCCACTACGTGAATTAGGCAAGTCTTTAGATGAGTACGATTTCCTGCCAGTTAACATAGAGTTGGTAGCATCAGCACCAGGGTTTTTTAATATGGCAGAATCAACTAATGATAGTGAAATATACGGATATGGGAAACTATACCAGGTGTTGCGAAGGAACAACTTATTGATTGATAATTCGAAGggtgaaaataaatacaatatattaGCCCAGGTCTCATCTATTTCATACCCATTTGCTACAGAAAAGCTGAATACAGCgtcaattttttcacatCTTTTGTGCCCTTTAATATTTTCGGGTATGTCTAAAGCgtcattcaatttattaaaaccGGGAGCGGCACTGTTCAAAAGTCACCAGAATACGCATAACTACAGACCCCATATACTATATCCAAGCGTAGATGACGTGGCGAATAGCAATGTTGGATTTGCGTCTGGACAAGCACttcattttaaatttaCAACAACACCAACTCATCGGAATCAATATgaacaaaatatcaaaccTTACCTATACCGATGGCAATCCGGATCGCACGCAGACGAAACAGGAAGGGAAAACGTAGTCCCACAtgttaaattatatatgtGTGATAACGGTGACGATTGGTGTACTTTGAGGTGGGTCTTAATGGGAAGTCATAATCTCTCGAAACAGGCCTGGGGCGCCAAAAATGAGACAAAGTTTACAAACAGTGACCCACTGGTATATAAAGTATCCAGCTATGAACTAGGTGTCTTAGTTCCCGGAAATATGGATCCAAACGATGATGGTATTACGTTAAAACCAATATATGGCAGAGATACTTTCCCTGCACCCCAGCATAACAACGATACGCCTTTAAGAATTCCCTTTAAATTGCCTCCAGTGAAATATAAGCCTTCAGAAAGGCCTTGGAGTGCCTTGATAAATTATGGAAACAACTTGAAAGATAGATTTGGTCAGTGCTATTATGGTCTTGATGCTTAA
- a CDS encoding DEHA2G01474p (similar to uniprot|Q04432 Saccharomyces cerevisiae YDR533C HSP31 Possible chaperone and cysteine protease) codes for MVKALIAITSYNEVFYDDGAKTGLFFSEALHPFLVFKEHNYDVEFVSETGIVGYDEHSLSPDFLNGKEAEVFNDKNSDYSVSISKIKKASDVNADDYKIIYFAGGHGTVYDFPQATGLHKIAQQIWKANGVVAAVCHGPAIFDGLNDPENPNKLLVEGKTITGFTNAGEEIMGVVETLKKKNLGSIEDLSTRLGAKFSPPSAPFEEHSIAEGRLVTGANPASASSTAVKAIKALSS; via the coding sequence ATGGTCAAAGCATTAATTGCAATTACATCTTACAACGAAGTTTTCTACGACGACGGAGCTAAAACAGGGTTATTTTTCAGCGAAGCATTACACCCATTCTTGGTTTTTAAGGAACACAACTACGATGTGGAATTTGTTTCTGAAACCGGTATAGTAGGCTACGACGAGCACTCTCTTAGTCCAGACTTCTTGAACGGGAAAGAAGCTGAAGTGTTCAACGACAAGAATTCGGACTACAGTGTTTCGATTTCCAAGATTAAGAAGGCTTCGGACGTCAACGCTGACGACTACAAAATCATCTATTTCGCGGGAGGCCATGGTACCGTGTATGATTTCCCACAAGCTACCGGCTTGCACAAGATTGCCCAACAAATCTGGAAGGCGAATGGCGTGGTGGCAGCCGTGTGCCACGGTCCGGCTATTTTTGATGGATTGAACGACCCGGAAAATCCCAACAAGTTATTAGTCGAAGGAAAGACTATTACAGGCTTTACCAACGCCGGTGAAGAGATCATGGGTGTCGTAGAGACattaaaaaagaagaatttggGTTCCATTGAGGATTTATCTACACGCTTGGGTGCAAAGTTCAGTCCACCTTCCGCACCTTTCGAAGAACATTCAATTGCTGAAGGGAGACTTGTTACAGGGGCAAACCCAGCATCTGCTAGCTCTACTGCCGTCAAAGCTATCAAAGCATTATCTTCCTAA
- a CDS encoding DEHA2G01540p (weakly similar to uniprot|P53158 Saccharomyces cerevisiae YGL079W), with the protein MNMSVDNETNASNDTIESGLNDNTQNSVDSTGHEEMVSPDKSNHSNSSASYSESDSDDDDYFLSDEEELTNINSNPDEGVTRMNYSTSMADHIAYLSNSLTYALDSLQLDKSLVLQAQLSGQLNNEKQKIIDKRKEVVDKIENLKNLYAYNFVSTSNSNRKSNVSRMKKLKQDITEIEYRIEKLKSGPSKNNGSTFRAMFKSKNQNMGIANKYPIEYNQAKDKVLERQIEE; encoded by the coding sequence ATGAATATGTCAGTCGACAATGAAACCAATGCACTGAACGATACTATAGAGTCAGGACTTAATGATAATACACAAAATAGCGTAGACTCAACTGGGCATGAAGAAATGGTATCCCCAGACAAATCAAATCATTCGAATAGTAGTGCGTCATATAGTGAAAGCGACagtgatgatgacgatTATTTTCTAAGcgatgaagaagagttGACTAACATAAATTCGAATCCTGATGAAGGGGTTACTCGTATGAATTATTCGACCAGTATGGCTGACCACATTGCATATCTATCTAATTCACTTACTTACGCATTAGACTCTTTACAGTTAGATAAGTCGCTTGTTTTACAAGCACAATTAAGTGGTCAATTGAACAACGAAAAACAAAAGATCATAGataaaagaaaagaagtCGTTGACAAAATTgagaatttaaaaaatcttTATGCATACAATTTTGTCTCAACTAGTAACCTGAATCGGAAATCAAACGTCAGTaggatgaagaaattaaaacaGGATATAACTGAAATCGAATACAGAATTgagaaattaaaatcagGCCCTTCTAAGAATAATGGATCAACATTTCGAGCAATGTTCAAATCAAAAAACCAGAATATGGGAATCGCAAACAAATATCCTATTGAATACAACCAGGCCAAAGATAAAGTTTTAGAAAGGCAAATTGAGGAAtaa
- a CDS encoding DEHA2G01518p (weakly similar to uniprot|Q08951 Saccharomyces cerevisiae YPL195W APL5 Delta-like subunit of the yeast AP-3 complex which functions in transport of alkaline phosphatase to the vacuole via the alternate pathway), which produces MSSFQLQNAEVLARLKPFGISFEKSLSDLIKGIRSYSKESAESLSGFLDSAIMECKNELSTTDLETKAMAILKLTYLEMYGFEMSWCNFQILEVMSSSKFQQKRIGYLAAIQSFKNEQDLLILATNQFKKDLNSHNHIEIGLALSGIATIVTPNLSKDINDDVLIKLNHSKPYIRKKAVLAMYKIFLQYPDSLRMNFNRIIDKLDDSDISVVSATINVICEISKKNPNVFVTYLPKFFTILEGTKNNWLIIRILKLFQSLSKVEPRMKKKILPTIMELMLKTQASSLIYECINCIVNGSMLYPDSSKDKETAKTCIEQIMNFFETRDSNLKFVGLIALINILQIFPDLMHKVKGVSQVIMDCLTDNDLIIKRKALEVSSSLVTEDNITELVKVLLVQLIPSETTTIPETLKLEITMKILTISSKDNYSNIPNFKWYIAVLKDMINLTLLPLSSINNANISPSISNSIASAIGNEFKILATRVPSIRSAILNKVISESVQDVRVLENCPLLLRDFYWIMGEYIDEFRITSDESDDDEDENSITDTVDIGKLIQIFNSLVNHKIDTKLNLITSLNFPVSAKLLKLQQSDVLVVLIQALIKLYNGIVTGYNSGAITDGSITQENYQQLSYFLHKLIDFLENWEFHSNYEVQERALSWLEFLKLCLEAMVKNDYKAIEKLEREEVEYYRQLALIEKNEDDENEFDSESGEDSDSNEDSDGDEDSDEESEDSDEEDNFEEGLENDGKSHINKDLEILLSSNDQNDEANTAIPTDIEVTSPSIEGVLPVSKEYESNSSKSSNEQLPMLLTHVLPSFFKSYPLNPISWNSQRKIQIPENLNLDKQINSSLFEIISEDEDNNEDSYSMFLSDDSSMNDSDYPLINLSNGGSQEDLRKKQERIERMKDDPYYITSTNKKPKSKSKSKSNRLLVADDEKQPSPDINEISSIHSGQQLKSKKPKSKKVKKERVVILSEETIEGSNNEPEPEIVTSLKPRKKNILNIDSSNLNNFDLNSSSISDVASTIEPKNKSYEYDIDLNDLRSKLAESSLGKKPKKTKKIKSKKKEKEIDENETAPSANDEAKAGISNTTATPQEHISTTEDNIISVKKPKKTKKKNKAIILED; this is translated from the coding sequence ATGTCATCATTTCAGTTGCAGAATGCAGAAGTATTGGCAAGATTGAAGCCATTTGGTATTCTGTTTGAAAAATCACTTAGTGATTTAATCAAAGGAATTAGATCATATTCCAAAGAATCCGCCGAAAGCTTACTGGGGTTCTTGGATTCTGCAATTATGGAATGCAAGAACGAATTGAGTACGACTGATCTAGAGACGAAAGCTATGGCTATATTAAAGTTAACATATCTAGAAATGTACGGGTTTGAAATGTCATGGTgcaatttccaaattttaGAGGTTATGTCTTCGAGCAAATTTCAACAGAAGAGAATTGGATATTTAGCAGCAATACAATCATTTAAGAATGAACAAGACTTATTGATTCTTGCCACGAACCAATTTAAGaaagatttaaattcaCATAATCATATCGAAATAGGCCTAGCACTAAGTGGAATTGCTACTATTGTGACGCCGAATTTATCGAAAGATATTAACGATGATGTGttgattaaattaaatcattcaaagcCATATATTCGGAAAAAGGCCGTGTTAGCAATGTAcaagatatttcttcaatatccaGATAGCTTGAGGATGAACTTTAATAGAATTATAGACAAATTGGATGACTCTGACATTTCAGTAGTAAGTGCTACTATTAATGTTATTTGTGAGATTTCAAAGAAGAACCCAAATGTCTTCGTCACATATTTACCAAAATTCTTCACTATCTTGGAAGGGACTAAAAATAATTGGTTAATTATCAGAATTCTCAAATTGTTTCAAAGCTTGTCAAAGGTTGAGCcaagaatgaaaaagaaaatcttGCCAACCATAATGGAATTAATGTTAAAAACACAGGCGTCatctttaatatatgaatGCATTAATTGTATTGTTAATGGCTCGATGTTATATCCTGATTCGTCTAAAGACAAGGAAACTGCTAAAACTTGTATCGAACAAattatgaatttttttgaaactAGAGATTCTAACTTGAAATTTGTTGGATTAATAgctttaattaatattcttcaaattttccCTGACTTGATGCATAAGGTGAAAGGAGTTTCGCAAGTCATTATGGATTGTCTTACTGACAATGACCTTATTATTAAACGAAAAGCCTTAGAAGTCAGTTCTAGTTTAGTAACTGAAGATAATATAACGGAATTGGTTAAAGTTTTATTGGTTCAATTAATTCCTTCCGAAACAACTACAATTCCTGAGACtttgaaattagaaataactatgaaaatattgacaaTTTCATCTAAGGATaactattcaaatattcccaatttcaaatggtATATTGCTGTGTTGAAGGACATGATTAATTTAACGCTATTACCATTGTCCTCGataaataatgcaaatatttCCCCAAGCATATCCAACTCTATAGCGAGTGCTATAGgtaatgaatttaaaatacTAGCGACCAGAGTACCTTCAATTAGATCAGCAATTCTCAATAAAGTTATTTCAGAATCTGTTCAAGATGTTAGAGTCTTGGAAAACTGTCCGTTATTATTAAGAGACTTTTATTGGATAATGGGTGAATATATTGATGAGTTTAGAATTACTTCTGATGAAagcgatgatgatgaagacgaaaaCAGCATTACAGATACGGTAGATATAGGGAAattaatccaaatattcaattcgCTTGTGAACCATAAAATTGATACTAAATTAAACTTGATAACTTCACTCAATTTTCCAGTATCTGCTAAGCTACTTAAATTACAACAATCTGATGTTCTTGTTGTCTTGATTCAGGCACTAATTAAATTGTATAATGGTATTGTTACTGGTTATAATTCCGGTGCTATTACTGATGGATCAATAACTCAAGAAAACTATCAGCAACTCAGTTACTTTTTacataaattaattgattttttggaaaattgGGAGTTCCACTCGAATTATGAAGTTCAGGAACGTGCATTGTCTTGGttagaatttttgaaaCTATGCTTAGAGGCTATGGttaaaaatgattataaGGCCATTGAAAAGTTAGAACGGGAAGAAGTAGAATATTATAGGCAACTAGctttaattgaaaagaatgaagatgatgaaaatgaatttgatagTGAAAGTGGTGAAGATAGTGATAGCAACGAAGACAGTGACGGTGACGAAGACAGTGACGAGGAAAGTGAAGATAGTGATGAGGAggataattttgaagaggGTTTAGAAAATGATGGGAAATCCCATATTAACaaagatttggaaattttattatcgCTGAATGATCAAAACGACGAAGCCAATACAGCTATCCCAACTGATATTGAAGTTACTAGCCCATCTATAGAAGGTGTCCTCCCAGTATCCAAAGAATACGAATCTAACTCTTCCAAATCATCTAACGAGCAACTACCAATGTTATTAACACATGTTTTACCATCATTCTTTAAATCATATCCATTGAATCCAATTTCCTGGAATTCACAACGTAAGATTCAAATTCCggaaaatttaaatttagaCAAGCAAATAAACTCATCTCTATTCGAAATCATAAGCGAAGacgaagataataatgaagattcTTATTCTATGTTTTTGTCTGATGATTCTTCTATGAATGATTCAGATTATCCATTAATTAATCTTTCTAACGGAGGAAGCCAGGAAGACCTCAGAAAGAAGCAAGAGAGAATCGAAAGAATGAAAGACGATCCATATTATATTACTTCGACTAATAAGaaaccaaaatcaaagTCAAAGTCAAAGTCAAATAGACTTCTTGTGgcagatgatgaaaagcAACCTAGTCctgatattaatgaaatctCTTCAATACACTCTGGCCAACAATTGAAATCGAAGAAACCTAAATCCAAAAAAgtgaagaaagaaagagtCGTTATTTTATCGGAAGAAACTATCGAAGGGTCGAACAATGAACCTGAACCTGAAATAGTGACTTCCCTCAAGCctagaaagaagaatattttaaatattgattcttcaaatctaaATAACTTCgatttgaattcttcatcgATTTCAGACGTTGCATCAACCATAGAACCTAAGAATAAGTCTTATGAATACGACATTGATTTAAATGACTTGAGAAGTAAATTGGCAGAGTCTTCACTTGGTAAGAAACCCAAAAAAACtaagaaaattaaatcaaagaaaaaggagaaagaaattgatgaaaatgaaactGCTCCTTCGGCCAATGATGAAGCTAAGGCGGGGATTAGTAATACTACAGCTACACCTCAAGAACATATATCTACTACTGAAgataatataatttcaGTTAAAAAGCCTaagaagacaaagaaaaaaaataaggCAATAATTCTAGAAGACTGA
- a CDS encoding DEHA2G01562p (similar to uniprot|P40483 Saccharomyces cerevisiae YIL108W) has product MTITLNYQDNEIVSSPTVIISGRTSTGITQGIVQVVNNDNRVFPPQCFEVNNGNFKALIHVSPNEKNKLKIEIMDNGRMNPFGFPEYSHGKPQVVDKSELNINFNPLPQNKPVHLCVLVGKDSQGAYDMPHYRLKRGEPANLQTAIKKLKVGGRLMQSFTQDDMRSTGMSNRSFQFVEETVSNQGIFGYTVDSPTPHQEIKIHVLRSPKTVAELRDPNLAQQNSKGNNTGGLFSHALELIEKTPELSDKFKRSKTAVQCAVLYLDSHFDTKSDMILAHAALGGGNSNIKLAIFGSHGLHSWPASFPQLTPSFLDGTHLSINEVANDCNQCGTSWECLNITLGAFMHEIGHLLGCPHQVDGVMLRDYIWWNRSFMSREVECLRTKSRGQLINTNGIWPRVCHWNRLDLIRFFYHDSFSLPVDAKDPTYGKVQSTTIIPDDNYEGSYRTPTSYNTPRGGALIKSGSGIYLIEFITKDLARHSFSYYPKSYGGTGLQHEIMLDYDSCYQSLKKNTNEVDEHFAVRILSLGGDLYINDFKKHCSTDAAQNVIKSDFGLNRGMLTGYKSALLGKSKDKESVIGFDITKVTKVRVYHGGALDGVRFYFNSSDNGETKNAPKVPLRNYLHKLTNKSSDSSENRNSSQGVNPKVVTIGHEKSHYSDYDIGPGEYITKFHIRNGAWIDAIQIETNTGKKSPMFGNPNGGHLSTLESPGQGFHVIGMYGYVGSWLDGLGIIYTCD; this is encoded by the coding sequence ATGACAATTACGTTAAATTACCAAGATAATGAGATTGTTTCATCTCCCACGGTCATTATTAGTGGAAGAACCTCGACCGGTATTACTCAAGGTATCGTACAGGTTGTAAATAACGATAATAGGGTATTCCCACCACAATGTTTTGAAGTCAACAACGGTAACTTCAAAGCATTGATCCATGTCTCGCCAAATGAGAAAAATAAACTCAAAATAGAGATTATGGATAATGGTCGTATGAATCCATTTGGGTTCCCCGAGTACTCACACGGAAAGCCTCAGGTTGTGGATAAGTCGGAgttaaatattaatttcaacCCATTACCACAGAATAAACCGGTTCATTTATGTGTCTTGGTAGGTAAAGATTCTCAAGGGGCTTATGATATGCCACATTATAGATTGAAGAGAGGTGAACCAGCGAATCTTCAAACTGCGATAAAAAAGTTAAAGGTAGGTGGTAGATTAATGCAATCATTTACGCAGGATGATATGAGATCTACGGGTATGAGTAATAGATCTTTCCAATTTGTGGAGGAAACTGTTTCAAATCAAGGGATATTTGGCTATACTGTCGATTCACCTACTCCGCATCAAGAGATCAAGATCCATGTTTTGCGATCACCCAAGACGGTAGCTGAATTAAGAGATCCTAATTTAGCACAACAAAATTCGAAAGGAAACAACACAGGAGGGCTTTTTAGCCATGCCTTAGAGCTTATTGAGAAGACGCCTGAGTTAAGTGACAAATTCAAGCGCCTGAAGACTGCTGTTCAATGTGCTGTTTTGTATTTGGATTCACATTTTGATACGAAACTGGATATGATTTTGGCTCATGCTGCATTAGGTGGTggtaattcaaatataaagttAGCCATATTTGGGTCTCACGGCTTACATTCATGGCCTGCAAGTTTCCCCCAACTAACTCCAAGCTTTCTAGATGGGACACATTTATCCATAAATGAAGTTGCAAACGATTGTAACCAATGCGGAACGAGCTGGGAATGTTTGAATATTACATTGGGTGCGTTTATGCATGAAATTGGTCATTTATTGGGCTGTCCTCATCAAGTTGATGGGGTCATGCTTCGTGATTATATTTGGTGGAACAGATCGTTCATGTCTAGAGAAGTTGAGTGCTTAAGAACAAAATCTAGAGgtcaattgataaatacaaATGGTATTTGGCCGCGGGTTTGTCATTGGAATAGGCTAGACTTGATTAGATTTTTTTATCATGATTCCTTTAGTTTGCCAGTTGATGCAAAAGATCCAACATATGGAAAGGTACAATCAACAACTATAATTCCGGATGATAATTATGAAGGGTCCTACAGAACGCCGACTCTGTATAATACGCCTCGTGGAGGGGCCCTCATTAAGTCTGGATCTGGCATCTACTTGATCGAATTTATAACTAAAGACTTGGCAAGACattcattttcttattaCCCAAAGTCCTATGGAGGTACAGGTTTACAACACGAAATAATGCTAGACTATGATTCTTGTTATCAATCTCTTAAGAAGAATACAAATGAAGTGGATGAACATTTCGCAGTaagaatattatcattaggTGGTGATTTGTATATTAATGACTTCAAGAAGCATTGCTCAACTGATGCAGCTCAAAACGTAATCAAAAGTGACTTTGGCTTAAATAGAGGTATGCTCACTGGATATAAAAGTGCCCTTTTAGGCAAGAGCAAGGATAAAGAATCAGTAATAGGATTTGACATTACTAAAGTTACTAAAGTTCGTGTCTACCACGGAGGGGCATTAGATGGAGTtagattttatttcaattcctCTGATAATGGCGAAACGAAAAACGCTCCAAAAGTTCCCctaagaaattatttacataaGCTAACTAACAAGCTGTCCGATTCGTCTGAGAATAGAAATAGCAGCCAAGGAGTGAATCCTAAAGTGGTAACGATTGGGCATGAAAAGTCACATTATTCAGATTATGATATTGGTCCAGGCGAATATATTACCAAATTCCATATTAGAAATGGTGCCTGGATCGATGctattcaaattgaaacaaatacTGGCAAAAAATCACCAATGTTCGGCAATCCAAATGGTGGGCACTTATCGACGTTGGAATCTCCTGGTCAAGGCTTTCATGTGATAGGTATGTACGGTTATGTAGGATCATGGTTAGACGGTTTAGGAATCATATATACGTGTGACTAG
- a CDS encoding DEHA2G01496p (similar to uniprot|P33333 Saccharomyces cerevisiae YDL052C SLC1 fatty acyltransferase) codes for MDCGINDVCINQLLFFHDVCFCSTIYLQSVDRQLGQMSSIINSIKFYVKSTVFGVLISGCALYGVVASILLRLVGKKDYAQYTVARVFYHTFSKILGIKITIKNEHFLHDVPGIIVSNHQSALDILMLGKVFHPGYTVTAKKALQYFPFLGWFMLASGTFFLDRARGEKARKVLDNALKSLKAEKRALFMFPEGTRSATKELEMLPFKKGAFHLAQQAGIPIIPVVVSNTSNIFNAKDRIFNSGEIFIEVLKPMPTDDLETNSDISAFSVQVRDEMLEALQRVGYSVPSGTSSEQPSANGQTEEEITDIDTDTDPEQSEFSEETPLIGK; via the coding sequence ATGGATTGCGGCATCAATGATGTGTGCATTAAccaattattattcttccATGATGTGTGTTTTTGTAGTACTATATACTTACAGTCAGTAGATAGACAGTTAGGTCAAATGAgttcaataataaacaGTATAAAGTTTTACGTTAAATCGACGGTATTTGGCGTCTTAATTAGTGGATGTGCATTATATGGGGTAGTTGCATCGATTTTGTTGAGACTTGTTGGAAAGAAGGACTACGCTCAGTACACCGTCGCTAGGGTGTTTTACCATACATTCTCCAAAATATTAGGCATTAAGATTACTATCAAGAATGAGCATTTCTTGCATGATGTACCAGGTATTATTGTTTCAAACCACCAGTCGGCATTGGATATTTTGATGTTAGGTAAGGTTTTTCACCCAGGATACACTGTAACTGCCAAAAAGGCATTGCAATACTTCCCATTCTTGGGATGGTTTATGTTGGCTTCTGGTACGTTCTTCTTGGATAGAGCTAGAGGAGAAAAGGCTAGAAAAGTTTTAGATAATGCTTTAAAGAGCTTGAAGGCCGAGAAGAGAGCATTGTTCATGTTTCCTGAAGGAACAAGATCTGCTACCaaagaattggaaatgTTACCCTTCAAGAAAGGTGCATTCCACTTAGCTCAGCAGGCAGGTATACCAATCATCCCAGTAGTAGTCAGTAACACATCGAACATTTTCAATGCAAAAGATAGAATCTTCAACTCTGGGGAAATTTTTATTGAGGTTTTAAAACCGATGCCTACTGACGATCTCGAAACAAACAGCGATATCAGTGCGTTCTCTGTTCAAGTTAGAGATGAAATGCTAGAAGCTCTTCAACGTGTTGGTTATTCAGTACCGCTGGGTACTTCCAGTGAACAACCATCTGCGAACGGCCAGACCGAGGAGGAGATTACCGATATTGACACTGATACAGATCCGGAACAAAGCGAATTTTCTGAAGAAACTCCATTAATAGGAAAATAA